A DNA window from Methylocystis heyeri contains the following coding sequences:
- a CDS encoding DUF3341 domain-containing protein — MTRLLVVDFGEPGAVLEFARRARKAHYEVIDIYSPFPVEGAGEFVGGGPTALRVHMFIGGVAVAALAYGVEAWSATSNYPIISGGRPLDSWPAFMPFPFTVGIFGAALTGFISLLIQTGLPRLHHPIFAHEGFERTTQDRFLLALKPPAAMTQAEAKKRLEDMGASNIRDME, encoded by the coding sequence ATGACTCGCCTGCTTGTCGTCGACTTTGGCGAGCCCGGAGCCGTCCTCGAATTCGCGCGCCGGGCGCGCAAGGCGCATTACGAGGTGATCGACATCTATTCTCCCTTTCCGGTGGAGGGCGCCGGGGAGTTCGTCGGCGGCGGTCCTACGGCGCTGCGCGTTCACATGTTTATCGGCGGCGTCGCTGTGGCCGCATTGGCCTATGGCGTGGAGGCCTGGAGCGCGACCTCGAACTATCCAATTATCAGCGGAGGACGCCCGCTCGACTCCTGGCCCGCCTTCATGCCTTTCCCCTTCACCGTAGGGATATTCGGCGCCGCTCTCACCGGTTTCATCAGTCTTCTCATCCAGACCGGGCTGCCGAGGCTGCATCATCCCATCTTTGCTCACGAGGGCTTCGAACGCACGACCCAGGACCGGTTTCTGCTCGCACTGAAGCCTCCCGCCGCAATGACGCAGGCGGAGGCCAAAAAGCGGCTCGAAGACATGGGAGCCTCCAATATCCGGGATATGGAATAG
- a CDS encoding efflux RND transporter permease subunit: MIRGIIAFSVHRPWLVLVAVVIACGFGAWSLTRLPIDAVPDITNNQVQINALAPSLSPIEMEKQVTFPIENALAGIPGLEYTRSLSRNGFAQITAVFADKVDIYFARQQVSERLAQAKADFPAGVDVRMGPVATGLSEIYMWSVTFKEPKPGRDGEPGWQSDGSYLTPEGQVLRSDLEKSAYLRTVQDWIIRPQLRVVPGIAGIDSLGGYVKTYGVHPDPAKLYALGLSFANVASILERNNLSRGAGYIESNGEGYVVRSRGRLEDFSDILSVPVASRGGVPVRIKDIAQVGVGRELRTGSASMDGKEVVIGTALMLIGDNSRIVSQAIDARLKEIGKSLPPGIETRAILNRTLLVDATIKTVAKNLAEGAALVIVVLFAMLGNFRAALITALVIPITMLLLISVMVQGQISANLMSLGALDFGLIADGAVIIAENSLRRLAERRHELGEDLSIGERLSTIIGSAEEMIKPTVYGQAIIILVYLPLLTFSGVEGKMFQPMALTVIIALVCAFVLSLSFVPAMTSVLISGQVEESENFFMAALKRGYRPLLERAIAAPIPTIGAAAAIFLASLLLFGSLGQEFIPTLDEKNLAMQAYRIPSTSLTQSQAMQLQIEKAILQVPEVSYVFSKTGTAEVATDPMPPNLTDTYIMLKPEAEWPDPHLPKPELIRRIQAKVDVLPGNAYEFSQPIQNRFNELLAGVRGDIAIKTFGEDFDVMLKSANQIASILRGIEGAKDVKVEQIGGLPFLEINVDKKELARLGLGFSEAQDVIGAAIGGQQAGVVFEGDRRFPIMVRLADDIREDPRRLENIPLSLPPDEKGQTGTILLKQVAKFSFVEGQNQISRENGKRRVVVTANVRGRDIASVVAEAQKKIDAKVRVPPGYWLTWGGQFQNLVEARERLTLVVPICFFMIFLLLFSALGGFMDALLVFSAVPLALSGGVAALWLRGMPMSVSAAVGFIALSGVAVLNGLVMRTYIRQLMDAGRPARDAIVEGAMTRLRPVVMTALVASLGFVPMAIATGTGAEVQKPIATVVIGGLISATLLTLIVLPALYTLFEGATRNRKTEPADLGGVSC; encoded by the coding sequence ATGATCAGGGGGATAATCGCCTTTTCGGTCCACCGCCCGTGGCTCGTATTGGTCGCGGTCGTCATCGCATGCGGTTTTGGCGCTTGGTCGCTCACCCGCCTCCCGATCGACGCCGTGCCGGACATCACCAACAATCAGGTCCAGATCAACGCTTTGGCCCCGTCTCTCTCTCCGATCGAGATGGAGAAGCAGGTCACCTTTCCGATCGAGAACGCACTCGCCGGCATTCCGGGACTCGAATACACCCGTTCCCTGTCACGAAACGGCTTCGCCCAGATCACGGCTGTTTTCGCCGACAAGGTGGACATCTACTTCGCCCGACAGCAGGTTTCGGAGCGGCTTGCGCAGGCGAAGGCGGATTTTCCCGCGGGCGTCGACGTCCGCATGGGCCCCGTCGCCACGGGCTTGAGCGAAATCTACATGTGGAGCGTCACCTTCAAGGAGCCCAAGCCGGGACGCGACGGCGAGCCGGGCTGGCAGAGCGACGGCTCCTATCTCACGCCCGAAGGGCAGGTCCTGCGCAGCGACCTCGAGAAATCCGCCTATCTCCGCACCGTGCAGGACTGGATCATCCGGCCGCAGTTGCGCGTCGTTCCCGGCATCGCCGGCATCGACTCGCTCGGAGGCTACGTCAAGACCTATGGCGTGCATCCCGACCCGGCGAAACTCTACGCGCTCGGCCTATCCTTTGCGAACGTCGCCTCGATCCTGGAACGCAACAATCTGAGCCGCGGCGCCGGCTATATCGAAAGCAACGGGGAAGGCTATGTGGTTCGCAGCCGCGGCCGCCTCGAGGATTTTTCCGACATATTGTCGGTTCCGGTCGCCAGCCGCGGCGGCGTGCCGGTGCGGATCAAGGATATCGCCCAGGTCGGCGTCGGCCGCGAACTGCGCACCGGCAGCGCGAGCATGGACGGCAAGGAAGTCGTGATCGGCACCGCCCTGATGCTGATCGGCGACAACAGCCGCATCGTCTCCCAGGCGATCGACGCCAGACTGAAGGAGATCGGCAAATCGCTGCCGCCCGGCATAGAAACGCGGGCCATATTGAACCGCACATTGCTGGTCGACGCCACGATCAAGACGGTGGCGAAAAACCTCGCCGAGGGCGCGGCCCTCGTCATCGTGGTTCTGTTCGCCATGCTGGGCAATTTCCGCGCGGCGCTGATCACCGCGCTGGTCATTCCCATCACCATGCTCCTGCTGATCTCCGTGATGGTGCAGGGCCAAATCAGCGCCAATCTGATGAGCCTCGGCGCGCTGGATTTCGGGCTCATCGCCGACGGCGCGGTCATCATCGCGGAGAACAGCCTGCGCCGGCTCGCCGAGCGCCGCCATGAGCTCGGAGAGGATCTGTCCATCGGCGAAAGGCTGAGCACCATCATCGGATCGGCCGAGGAGATGATAAAGCCCACGGTCTACGGGCAGGCCATCATCATTCTGGTTTACCTGCCGCTGCTGACCTTCTCGGGCGTCGAAGGCAAGATGTTCCAGCCCATGGCTTTGACCGTCATCATCGCCCTGGTCTGCGCCTTCGTTCTCTCCTTGAGCTTCGTTCCGGCGATGACCTCCGTTCTTATTTCCGGCCAGGTCGAGGAAAGCGAGAATTTCTTCATGGCGGCGCTGAAGCGCGGCTATCGCCCCTTGCTCGAGCGCGCCATCGCCGCTCCCATTCCGACCATCGGCGCCGCGGCGGCGATATTCCTCGCGTCCCTGTTGCTGTTCGGCAGCCTCGGCCAGGAGTTCATCCCCACCCTGGACGAGAAGAACCTCGCCATGCAGGCCTACCGCATCCCGAGCACGTCGCTCACGCAGTCGCAGGCCATGCAGCTGCAGATCGAGAAGGCGATTCTTCAGGTCCCGGAGGTCTCCTATGTCTTCTCCAAGACCGGCACTGCCGAGGTGGCGACCGACCCCATGCCGCCGAATTTGACCGACACCTACATCATGCTGAAGCCGGAGGCGGAATGGCCTGATCCCCACCTTCCCAAGCCGGAGCTCATTCGCCGCATCCAAGCCAAAGTGGATGTGCTGCCGGGCAACGCCTATGAATTCTCCCAGCCGATCCAGAACCGCTTCAACGAGCTGCTCGCCGGCGTGCGCGGCGATATAGCGATCAAGACCTTCGGCGAGGATTTCGACGTCATGCTCAAGAGCGCCAACCAGATCGCATCCATATTGCGGGGCATCGAAGGCGCAAAGGACGTCAAGGTCGAGCAGATCGGCGGACTTCCCTTCCTCGAAATCAATGTCGATAAAAAAGAGCTGGCGCGGCTGGGCCTGGGCTTCTCCGAGGCGCAGGACGTGATCGGAGCCGCCATCGGCGGCCAGCAGGCCGGAGTGGTGTTCGAGGGCGACCGTCGCTTTCCGATCATGGTGCGTCTGGCGGACGACATCAGGGAAGACCCCCGCCGTCTCGAGAACATTCCCCTGTCGCTGCCGCCCGATGAAAAAGGCCAGACGGGCACGATCCTGCTCAAGCAGGTGGCGAAGTTCTCCTTCGTCGAGGGACAGAACCAGATTTCGCGAGAGAACGGCAAACGGCGCGTCGTGGTCACGGCGAATGTGCGCGGCCGCGACATCGCATCGGTCGTCGCCGAGGCGCAGAAGAAAATCGACGCCAAGGTGCGCGTGCCTCCCGGCTATTGGCTGACCTGGGGCGGTCAGTTCCAAAATCTGGTCGAGGCGCGAGAGCGTTTGACGCTGGTGGTGCCGATCTGCTTCTTCATGATTTTCCTCCTGCTGTTCTCCGCGCTCGGCGGCTTCATGGACGCCCTGCTGGTTTTCAGCGCCGTGCCTTTGGCGCTCTCGGGCGGCGTAGCCGCCCTGTGGCTGCGCGGCATGCCCATGTCCGTGTCCGCGGCGGTCGGCTTCATCGCCCTTTCGGGCGTCGCAGTGCTCAACGGCCTCGTCATGCGCACTTACATACGGCAGCTGATGGACGCAGGGCGGCCGGCGCGGGACGCGATCGTCGAAGGCGCCATGACCCGCCTGCGACCGGTGGTCATGACCGCTCTCGTCGCTTCGCTAGGCTTCGTGCCGATGGCGATCGCCACCGGAACCGGCGCGGAGGTGCAGAAGCCGATAGCGACGGTCGTCATCGGCGGCCTGATCAGCGCCACGCTCCTGACCCTGATCGTGCTCCCGGCTCTCTACACCCTCTTTGAAGGAGCGACGCGAAATCGTAAAACGGAGCCCGCCGACCTCGGGGGGGTGAGCTGTTGA
- a CDS encoding efflux RND transporter periplasmic adaptor subunit — MDSLHGGYTRSDERRTGPLASWSRKLLIPAAIAASLLAGSWFPQISAPLRSLFSSRAVAPSAQDAEKQVEGHIKLSPEQISAAGVETARVAGGALTKRMTVPALVSSDPDRVGRVAAKVAGTVAELRKKLGDMVQKDEVVAILDSREVADAKSEYLAALVNYNLQNELFQREKGLFEKKITAEQLFLRARTTFSEAKLRLDVARQKLAALDLSENEIATLPRQPVAELRRKEIRAPVAGAVVERRVNLGQPVGGEGQEKELFRLADLSVVEAELSVGQADLANIKENQPVRIVTADGAGHDGLVTYSPRVLDQGTQSGSVLASFDNADGVLRPGAMLTAKIDLAKARVRMAVPRAAIQTIDGEPSVFIRVPDGFVRRKVDLGASDDESTEIISGIEPGETIAVGGTFALKAELGKSSIDTGD, encoded by the coding sequence ATGGATTCTCTTCACGGCGGATATACCCGAAGCGACGAGCGCAGAACGGGCCCTCTTGCGTCCTGGTCGCGCAAGCTGCTCATCCCCGCGGCGATTGCCGCAAGCCTCCTCGCCGGTTCATGGTTTCCGCAAATATCCGCGCCTTTGAGGTCGTTGTTTTCCTCGCGAGCCGTGGCGCCGTCTGCGCAGGACGCCGAAAAACAGGTCGAGGGGCACATCAAGCTGTCGCCCGAGCAGATCAGCGCCGCCGGCGTTGAAACGGCCCGCGTCGCGGGCGGCGCGCTGACCAAGCGAATGACCGTCCCGGCGCTGGTCTCGTCCGACCCCGACCGTGTCGGCCGGGTCGCGGCGAAGGTTGCGGGAACCGTGGCCGAACTGCGCAAGAAGCTCGGCGACATGGTGCAGAAAGACGAAGTCGTCGCCATTCTCGACAGCCGCGAAGTCGCCGACGCCAAGAGCGAATATCTCGCCGCACTCGTGAACTACAATCTGCAAAACGAGCTGTTCCAGCGCGAAAAAGGCCTTTTCGAGAAGAAAATCACCGCGGAACAGCTGTTCTTGCGGGCCAGGACGACCTTTTCGGAGGCCAAGCTGCGGCTCGACGTCGCCCGCCAGAAGCTCGCGGCGCTGGACCTCAGCGAGAATGAGATCGCCACATTGCCCAGGCAACCGGTCGCCGAGCTGCGCCGCAAGGAAATTCGCGCGCCCGTGGCGGGCGCGGTTGTGGAGCGCCGGGTCAATCTGGGCCAGCCGGTCGGCGGAGAAGGTCAGGAAAAGGAGCTGTTCAGGCTCGCCGATTTGAGCGTCGTCGAGGCCGAGCTTTCCGTCGGCCAGGCCGACCTTGCGAACATCAAGGAAAATCAACCTGTTCGTATTGTGACCGCGGACGGGGCCGGCCATGACGGGCTGGTGACCTACTCGCCCCGGGTGCTGGATCAGGGCACCCAATCGGGTTCGGTCCTGGCGAGTTTCGACAACGCCGACGGCGTCTTGCGCCCGGGCGCCATGCTCACCGCCAAAATCGATCTTGCCAAGGCCCGCGTGCGCATGGCGGTTCCACGGGCGGCGATCCAGACGATCGACGGCGAACCCTCGGTCTTCATTCGCGTTCCGGATGGTTTCGTCAGGCGAAAAGTCGACCTCGGCGCCTCCGACGACGAGTCGACCGAGATCATTTCCGGAATCGAGCCGGGAGAGACGATCGCAGTCGGCGGGACCTTCGCCCTGAAGGCGGAACTCGGAAAAAGCTCGATAGACACGGGCGATTGA
- a CDS encoding cytochrome c3 family protein produces MPQVFRPYADTIARLVLLAILIVPFAAIGVAYGVMWSPFVTGENVTLKQPVPFSHEHHVGGLGLDCRYCHDAVEKSPVASVPPTYTCMTCHSQLYTNAEMLAPVRESLARGVPIQWNRVHRLPAYVYFDHSIHLAKGVGCSTCHGRIDTMPLVRQTQPLTMSWCLECHRSPAPNLRPLADLFRSDWKPGADQDQKGERLLREYGIETGHLTDCSTCHR; encoded by the coding sequence ATGCCGCAGGTCTTTCGCCCCTATGCGGATACGATCGCTCGCCTCGTCCTGCTCGCGATCCTGATTGTTCCCTTCGCCGCGATAGGCGTCGCTTACGGCGTGATGTGGTCGCCTTTCGTCACCGGAGAGAATGTGACGCTGAAGCAACCCGTGCCCTTCAGCCATGAGCATCACGTCGGCGGACTGGGGCTTGATTGCCGCTATTGCCATGATGCGGTGGAGAAGTCGCCGGTGGCTTCGGTCCCGCCCACCTACACTTGCATGACCTGTCACTCCCAGCTCTACACCAATGCGGAAATGCTCGCGCCGGTTCGTGAAAGCCTGGCTCGGGGCGTCCCGATCCAATGGAACCGGGTTCATCGGCTTCCCGCATATGTCTATTTCGACCATTCGATCCATCTTGCAAAAGGCGTCGGCTGCTCCACCTGCCATGGCCGCATCGACACCATGCCGCTCGTGAGGCAGACGCAGCCCCTCACAATGTCATGGTGCCTGGAGTGCCATCGCAGTCCGGCCCCAAATCTGCGCCCGCTCGCCGATCTGTTTCGCTCTGACTGGAAGCCGGGAGCGGATCAGGACCAAAAAGGCGAGCGGCTGCTCAGGGAATATGGGATCGAAACCGGGCATCTGACCGATTGCTCGACCTGTCACCGTTGA
- a CDS encoding TolC family outer membrane protein, translating to MATLVFAAPAPVGAETLNGALTKAYRANPVLNSDRAGVRAQDENVPRALSQLRPRVKTDTFLGAERRRSVNNATDISNGDYLDPVFTQSIQNNQGAPRSAILSVEQPLFDGLKAINSTRAAEANVYAARQRLRLTESRVLLDVVSAYMNVMRDTAILQLHESNVSVLGEQLRQVKERYAAGQITLTDIAQAEARLSAGRAQAAAARATVEASIGAYKKVVGDEPNKLVPASPIDNLLPKTREEAERIALVEHPIACAALHDADAADLQVLVAEGDFMPTFSLVGNVYTQSDIDGRGNRAVGAQVLGKLSIPLYSGGETSARVRQAKETAGQKKFDVDVARAELMSLVRANWGSLQAAKAQVTAAQAQVKAAERALTGVREEAKAGQRTTLDILNAQYELLGARIGLVLAQRDRVVASYGVMAAAGRLSAATLGLKVEEYDAGVHFDQVKDLWFGPDTPGAANR from the coding sequence ATGGCGACGCTGGTTTTCGCGGCGCCCGCTCCGGTGGGCGCGGAAACCCTGAACGGCGCGCTGACCAAAGCCTATCGCGCCAATCCGGTGCTGAACTCTGATCGCGCAGGGGTTCGCGCACAGGACGAAAACGTGCCCCGAGCCCTGTCCCAGCTGCGTCCGCGGGTCAAGACCGACACATTTTTAGGGGCGGAGCGGCGGCGCTCGGTCAACAATGCGACCGACATCAGCAACGGCGACTATCTGGACCCGGTGTTCACGCAATCGATCCAGAACAACCAGGGCGCCCCCCGTTCCGCGATCCTGAGCGTCGAACAGCCCCTGTTCGACGGGCTGAAGGCCATCAACTCGACGCGCGCCGCAGAGGCAAATGTCTATGCCGCGCGGCAGCGGCTGCGCCTCACCGAGTCGCGCGTGCTGCTGGATGTCGTCTCCGCCTATATGAACGTGATGCGCGACACCGCGATTTTGCAGCTCCATGAGAGCAATGTCTCGGTGCTCGGCGAACAGCTCCGTCAGGTCAAGGAGAGATACGCCGCGGGGCAGATCACCCTGACGGACATTGCGCAGGCCGAAGCCCGCCTCTCGGCGGGACGCGCGCAAGCCGCAGCCGCCCGGGCGACCGTGGAAGCCAGCATCGGCGCCTATAAGAAGGTCGTCGGCGACGAACCGAACAAGCTGGTTCCCGCGTCCCCCATCGACAATCTGCTGCCAAAAACGCGGGAAGAGGCTGAACGCATAGCGCTGGTCGAGCATCCGATCGCCTGCGCCGCGCTGCATGATGCGGATGCGGCCGATCTCCAGGTGCTCGTCGCCGAGGGCGACTTCATGCCGACCTTTTCACTCGTGGGCAATGTCTACACCCAATCCGACATAGACGGACGCGGCAATCGCGCCGTCGGCGCGCAAGTATTGGGCAAACTCTCCATACCCTTGTATTCGGGGGGCGAAACTTCGGCACGCGTCCGCCAGGCCAAGGAAACCGCAGGGCAAAAGAAATTCGACGTCGACGTCGCGCGCGCCGAGCTGATGTCCCTCGTGCGCGCCAATTGGGGAAGCCTGCAAGCCGCCAAAGCCCAGGTCACAGCGGCGCAGGCGCAGGTCAAGGCGGCGGAGCGCGCGCTGACGGGCGTGAGGGAAGAGGCCAAAGCGGGGCAGAGAACCACGCTGGATATTCTCAACGCTCAGTATGAGCTGCTGGGCGCAAGGATCGGCCTTGTCCTCGCCCAGCGTGACCGGGTCGTCGCCTCCTATGGCGTGATGGCGGCCGCCGGACGCCTCTCGGCCGCGACTCTGGGTCTCAAGGTCGAGGAATATGACGCCGGCGTCCATTTCGATCAGGTGAAAGATCTGTGGTTTGGACCCGATACGCCGGGCGCTGCAAATCGCTGA
- the nrfD gene encoding NrfD/PsrC family molybdoenzyme membrane anchor subunit codes for MNDTPRSIASQDERWVLPQGRSYETITDLVSAPLLERQRWSWRAWRIAFVASLLLTGLMLVSASWLLAQGIGVWGVNTTVVWGFAIANYVWWIGIGNAGTLISAMLLLMRQHWRASINRFAEAMTLFAAGIAGLFPILHLGRPLYFYWLTPYPNTMALWPQWRSALIWDFWAILSYILFSILFWYVGLIPDFACLRDRARSEKSRSRFGALALGWRGSARQWRLYHIYHMTMACLGVPLVVSLHSVVGLDFAASLMPGWSETIFPPYFVVGAMYSGFAMVVVLAAAVRWGFRLQAIITIDHFDVMAKIMLAASMIMSASYLTEWFAAWYGGDPNERSLVRFEFLGDYRVLYYLMLFCNCVVAQAFWARAARRSILAVVIVAILINIGMWLERITIVWNTLSHDYAASMWRVFHPTFWDYSLMFGSLGLFALLYLTLCRMAPIVSIHETRHLLSLEKQT; via the coding sequence ATGAACGACACGCCGCGCAGCATCGCTTCGCAGGACGAGCGCTGGGTCCTGCCGCAGGGGCGCTCATACGAGACCATAACCGATCTCGTCAGCGCGCCCCTGCTGGAGCGCCAGAGATGGAGCTGGCGCGCCTGGCGGATCGCCTTTGTCGCAAGCCTCCTCCTGACAGGATTGATGCTTGTTTCGGCCTCCTGGCTGCTGGCGCAGGGGATCGGAGTCTGGGGCGTCAACACCACCGTCGTCTGGGGCTTCGCCATCGCCAACTATGTCTGGTGGATCGGCATCGGCAACGCCGGCACGTTGATCTCGGCGATGCTGCTGCTGATGCGCCAGCATTGGCGGGCGTCGATCAACAGGTTCGCCGAGGCGATGACTCTCTTCGCCGCGGGCATAGCCGGCCTGTTTCCGATCCTGCATCTCGGGCGGCCGCTCTATTTCTATTGGCTCACCCCTTATCCCAACACGATGGCGCTCTGGCCTCAGTGGCGCAGCGCGCTGATCTGGGATTTCTGGGCCATACTGAGCTACATCCTCTTTTCGATCCTGTTCTGGTACGTGGGGCTTATCCCGGATTTCGCCTGTCTGCGCGACCGCGCGCGCAGCGAGAAATCGCGCAGTCGCTTCGGCGCTTTGGCTTTGGGCTGGAGAGGGTCCGCCCGCCAGTGGCGGCTTTATCATATCTATCATATGACCATGGCGTGCCTCGGCGTGCCCCTCGTCGTTTCTCTCCACAGCGTGGTGGGCCTGGATTTTGCGGCCAGCCTGATGCCGGGATGGTCGGAAACCATTTTCCCGCCCTATTTCGTGGTGGGAGCGATGTATTCGGGGTTCGCCATGGTGGTCGTTCTCGCAGCCGCGGTGCGGTGGGGCTTCCGCCTGCAAGCGATCATCACGATCGATCACTTCGACGTGATGGCGAAGATCATGCTCGCCGCCTCGATGATCATGAGCGCGTCCTACCTCACCGAGTGGTTCGCCGCATGGTACGGCGGCGATCCCAATGAACGCAGCCTCGTCCGCTTCGAATTCCTCGGGGATTATCGCGTCCTCTATTATCTGATGCTGTTCTGCAACTGCGTTGTGGCCCAGGCGTTCTGGGCGAGGGCCGCGCGCCGCAGCATCCTCGCCGTCGTGATTGTCGCGATCCTGATCAACATCGGAATGTGGCTGGAGCGCATCACCATCGTCTGGAACACTCTTTCGCATGACTACGCCGCCAGCATGTGGCGCGTCTTTCATCCGACATTCTGGGACTATTCCCTGATGTTCGGCTCTCTGGGATTGTTCGCGCTTCTCTATCTGACGCTTTGCCGCATGGCGCCGATCGTATCGATACATGAGACCCGCCATCTGCTGTCATTGGAGAAGCAGACATGA
- a CDS encoding c-type cytochrome: protein MVARLTIAALAALLIGGCDLSMTEQRKYTTYKPSRFWSDGSSARPPPKGVVAQNYASREAAGKTPPAITPQLVKRGQERFTIYCSPCHGLSGDGNGVIAQRGFPRPPSYFSANLRAAPAQHFYDVITQGYGVMYSYAARVEPADRWAIVAYIRALQLSRTPATAGSEAPP from the coding sequence GTGGTCGCGAGGCTGACCATCGCAGCCTTGGCCGCGCTCTTGATCGGGGGCTGCGATCTGAGCATGACCGAGCAGCGCAAATACACCACCTACAAGCCTTCCCGGTTCTGGTCCGATGGATCTTCGGCGCGGCCTCCGCCCAAAGGCGTGGTGGCGCAGAACTACGCCTCGCGAGAAGCTGCAGGGAAAACGCCTCCTGCGATTACCCCGCAACTCGTCAAGCGCGGCCAGGAGCGCTTCACGATATATTGCTCGCCCTGCCATGGCTTATCGGGGGACGGAAACGGCGTGATCGCGCAGCGCGGGTTTCCGCGCCCGCCCTCCTATTTTTCCGCCAATCTGCGGGCGGCGCCCGCGCAGCATTTCTATGACGTGATCACGCAAGGATATGGGGTGATGTATTCCTATGCGGCGCGCGTGGAGCCTGCGGATCGCTGGGCCATCGTCGCCTATATCCGCGCTTTGCAATTATCCAGGACTCCGGCCACGGCCGGAAGCGAGGCGCCGCCATAG